Proteins co-encoded in one Papaver somniferum cultivar HN1 chromosome 5, ASM357369v1, whole genome shotgun sequence genomic window:
- the LOC113284235 gene encoding receptor-like protein 33, which yields MRILLSFITWGFLFSVLLQVDNNICVQAECLEDQKTLLVQLNQSLVSSSSTSKRSSWSPDTDCCSSWDGVTCDTSGHVLSLDLSNESIEDGVNSSSSLFKFRYLERLNLAFNYFGSIPIPAGFDRLVNLTYLNLSNSGFNGQIPISFSRMTRLVTFDLATYQFPGSIPFTLNNPDLNMLTRNLKELRVLSLDGVNISAHGSKWCKALSSSVPKLQVLSLSNCYLSGPFDKSLTQLQSLYEIRLSGNNISGEVPEFFSEFRNLTFLDLSSCELHGNFPERILKVGTLEKFYLANNDHLQGSLPEFPMHGLLQELILFNTSFSGDLPDSIGNLILLSRLDLWHCRFNGSIPASVSQLKQLQYLDLSENSFTGTLPMALFAIPSLQYMDLSENQFTGQLGEFFNGSLSSLETLDLSMNKLQGPIPATLFELSKLDTLALSSNNFNGIVNLDALFSKLNNLTDLDLSNNRLSVISSSSNPALFLQIGFLALSSCNLTKIPSLLKNTELTTLDLSNNQIQGKIPNWIWEIGDGSLDSLNLSRNLLEDPDRPFPANSFTSIKYIDLHSNMLQGKNPILPPSALFLDYSSNNLTSIIPNASSYLSNAMFFSLSNNQINGEIPASICEASLEVLDLSFNNLSGPVPPCLKSMARLRVLNLRRNSLSGQIPHVWRSQGSIPPDDFNSYPESCDLRTFNLNENKFEGQLPSSLANCTMLEVLDVGNNQLTGGFPSWLGSMPELRVLVLQNNRFQGPLGNGGTVCNLAMLQIIDISSNKFSGNLPKECFSSWKTMMVDEQEAARNHRDQIIGFGFAFTDNNYQQAVTVTSKGQDMDLVKILIIFTSIDFSNNNFEGEIPDIIGNFTSLNVLNFSSNAFEGKIPSTLGKLKNLESLDLSSNKLSGEIPYELAGLSFLAVLNLSFNKLVGRIPPGSQFQTYQASSFEGNDGLCGSPLLKNCSSTEEAPQDVLTSDNEPDWILLAVTFSGCLMGIGMVVGPQCFWKKGRKYADKLVNKIITMKCFACIYKFPRKRK from the coding sequence ATGAGAATATTGTTAAGTTTCATTACTTGGGGTTTCTTGTTTTCGGTGCTTTTACAAGTCGATAACAATATTTGTGTGCAAGCGGAGTGTTTGGAGGATCAAAAGACTTTGTTGGTGCAACTGAATCAAAGTCttgtatcttcttcttctacatcgaAGCGTAGTTCTTGGAGTCCAGATACCGATTGTTGTTCTTCATGGGATGGTGTTACTTGTGATACAAGTGGTCATGTTTTAAGTTTAGACCTTAGTAATGAATCCATTGAAGATGGAGTAAATAGTTCCAGTAGTTTATTCAAATTCCGGTATCTTGAGAGATTGAATTTGGCATTCAACTACTTCGGCTCTATACCAATTCCGGCGGGGTTTGATAGGCTAGTCAACTTGACTTACCTCAATTTGTCAAATTCGGGTTTTAATGGGCAGATTCCAATTTCATTCTCGCGGATGACAAGGTTAGTAACGTTCGATCTTGCAACTTATCAATTTCCGGGAAGTATTCCATTCACATTGAACAATCCTGATCTAAATATGCTTACTCGTAACTTAAAAGAACTTAGAGTACTCTCTTTAGATGGAGTAAACATATCAGCACACGGTAGCAAGTGGTGTAAAGCACTGTCGAGTTCAGTACCTAAATTGCAAGTCTTGAGTCTATCCAACTGTTATCTGTCAGGTCCATTTGATAAATCTCTTACACAACTTCAATCACTCTATGAAATACGTCTTAGCGGGAATAATATATCTGGTGAAGTACCAGAGTTCTTTAGTGAATTCCGTAACTTGACTTTTTTAGATTTGAGTTCTTGTGAATTGCATGGGAACTTCCCAGAAAGGATTCTCAAGGTAGGAACACTTGAGAAATTCTACCTAGCAAATAATGATCATCTTCAAGGTTCATTACCAGAATTTCCCATGCATGGACTGCTTCAAGAGTTAATATTGTTTAACACAAGTTTTTCTGGAGACCTACCGGATTCCATAGGTAACCTTATATTGTTATCCCGTTTAGATCTTTGGCATTGTAGATTTAATGGATCAATCCCTGCTTCAGTGTCACAACTCAAACAACTTCAATATTTAGACCTGTCAGAGAATAGTTTCACTGGAACACTTCCTATGGCTTTGTTTGCCATACCTTCACTGCAATACATGGATCTTTCTGAGAATCAATTCACTGGTCAACTTGGTGAGTTTTTCAATGGATCTTTATCTTCTCTAGAGACCCTTGATTTGAGTATGAATAAGCTGCAGGGACCTATTCCAGCAACGTTGTTTGAACTATCTAAACTTGACACTCTTGCACTTTCTTCAAATAATTTCAATGGCATAGTGAATTTGGATGCACTTTTCAGTAAGTTGAATAATCTTACAGATCTCGACCTCTCGAACAACAGATTGTCAGTAATCAGTTCTAGTTCAAATCCTGCATTATTTCTCCAGATTGGTTTTTTGGCATTAAGTTCATGTAACCTGACAAAAATCCCAAGTCTCTTGAAAAACACAGAACTGACCACCCTAGATCTTTCAAACAAtcaaattcaaggaaaaataccCAACTGGATTTGGGAAATCGGTGATGGGAGTCTCGATAGCTTAAATCTTTCTCGCAACCTTTTGGAGGATCCTGATCGGCCCTTTCCTGCCAATAGTTTCACATCGATAAAATACATTGACCTCCATTCCAACATGCTTCAAGGAAAGAACCCAATCTTGCCACCATCAGCCTTATTCTTGGATTACTCATCAAACAACCTTACTTCAATAATCCCAAATGCTTCATCTTATCTATCAAATGCTATGTTTTTCTCTCTTTCGAACAATCAAATTAATGGAGAAATACCTGCGTCAATATGTGAAGCTAGTCTTGAAGTTCTTGATCTGTCATTTAACAACTTGAGCGGACCAGTACCTCCATGTCTAAAGTCCATGGCAAGACTCAGAGTTCTAAATCTAAGAAGAAACAGCTTAAGCGGCCAGATACCCCATGTATGGCGTTCACAAGGAAGTATACCCCCAGACGATTTTAATTCTTATCCAGAGTCTTGTGATTTGAGGACATTCAATCTCAACGAAAACAAATTTGAAGGGCAGCTACCAAGCTCTCTTGCCAATTGTACCATGCTAGAGGTTCTAGATGTTGGAAATAATCAGTTAACCGGTGGTTTTCCTTCTTGGTTAGGATCGATGCCCGAGCTACGTGTTCTTGTGTTGCAAAACAATAGATTTCAAGGTCCTTTGGGGAATGGTGGAACTGTGTGTAACTTGGCAATGTTACAAATTATAGACATTTCTTCTAATAAATTTTCGGGTAATCTGCCCAAAGAATGCTTTTCCAGTTGGAAGACTATGATGGTAGACGAACAAGAAGCAGCACGGAACCACAGGGATCAAATAATAGGATTTGGATTTGCATTCACTGACAATAATTACCAACAGGCAGTGACGGTTACAAGCAAAGGACAAGACATGGACCTGGTAAAGATCTTAATAATTTTCACTAGCATTGACTTCTCCAACAATAATTTTGAAGGGGAGATACCGGATATAATTGGAAATTTTACGTCGCTCAACGTTCTTAATTTCTCAAGCAATGCTTTCGAAGGAAAAATTCCATCAACTTTGGGAAAACTTAAAAATCTGGAGTCATTAGACCTCTCGTCAAATAAGCTGTCAGGAGAGATTCCTTACGAATTAGCAGGTTTATCATTCCTTGCAGTCTTGAACCTCTCCTTCAACAAACTAGTTGGAAGAATCCCACCAGGTAGTCAGTTTCAAACTTACCAGGCAAGTTCTTTTGAAGGAAATGACGGGTTATGTGGTTCTCCCCTATTGAAAAACTGCAGCAGTACTGAGGAGGCACCACAAGATGTCTTAACTTCTGATAACGAACCCGACTGGATATTACTTGCCGTGACTTTTTCGGGATGTCTGATGGGTATAGGTATGGTTGTTGGACCTCAGTGTTTTTGGAAGAAAGGGAGAAAGTACGCTGATAAACTTGTCAACAAAATCATTACAATGAAATGTTTCGCATGTATTTATAAATTTCCTCGTAAGAGAAAATGA